The Mycolicibacterium cosmeticum DNA window TCGGTGGCCGAGCAGTACGAACGGCGTCAGGAGGCGGCCGCCGAGCGGCTCCGCCAGATCAGGGAGTCGATGGGACAGCCGGACGCCCGTCCGGAAGAGCCCAGTGACGGCTGAGCGGACGTTCGGCGTCGAGGAGCGGCGCGCCCGGCTGGCCCGCCGACACTTCCTGGCCCCGCAGGGCGGCACCGCCGAGACCGTCACGGCGGCCCTGGTCGGCTTGCACGCCACCGATCCGGCCACCCCGTATCTGTCGTTGTGGGCGCGGGTGCCCGAATTCACCCGCACCGAACTGGATGACGCCCTCTACGAACGTCGTTCGCTGGTCAAGCACCTCGCGATGCGCCGGACGCTGTGGGTGGTGCGTGCCGCGGACCTGCACACCGTGCAGGCGGCATCCAGCGACCGGGTGGCCGCCAACGAGCGGCGCAAGCTGATCGCCGATGTGGAGAAGGGCGGCATCGCCGCCGACGGGGCGGCTTGGCTGGACACCGCGTGCGCCGCGGTGCTCGAGTATCTGGACGAACACGGGGCCACCAGTGCGGCCGAATTACGCGCGGCGCTGCCCGAGTTGGCGGGCAACTACGATCCGGCGCCCGGAAAGTCTTGGGGCGGAGCGACTCCGGTGTCCCCTCGGGTGTTGACGGTGCTGGCGGTGCGCGGCGATATCGTGCGCGGTCCGAACACCGGCGCATGGACGGTGTCCCGGCCGCGCTGGGCGTCGCGCACATCGTGGCTGGGTGCCGGCGCGACCGCCGACGCCGATGCGGCCAGCGCCGCGTTGGTGCAGACGTGGCTGCGGGCGTTCGGCCCGGCCACGGTCGCCGACGTCGCCTGGTGGTTCGGCCACACCCTCACCTGGACACGGAAGGCGCTGACCGCCGTCGGCGCCGTCGAGGTCGACCTGCACGGGACCCCGGGGGTGGCGCTGCCCGACGACCTGGAACCCGAACCACCCGCCGAGCCGTGGTGCGCGCTGCTGCCGGGCCTGGACGTCACCGTGATGGGCTGGTTCGACCGGGAGTGGTACCTGGACGGCCACCGCGAGCAGGTGTTCGACCGCAACGGCAATGCCGGTCCCACCGCGTGGGCCGACGGCCGGGTGGTCGGCGGCTGGGTGCATGGCGCCGACGGCCGGGTGCAGCTGCGGCTCACCGCCGACGTCACCAAGGACACCCTGAAGGGGTTGCAGCACAAGGCCGACGAGTTGACCGAATGGCTGGACGGGGTGCAGGTCAAGCCCCGGTTCCCGTCCCCGCTGACCAAGGGCAGTTGACATGGCGCTCACGGCGGCAGCTACTCGCACATTCCCGCCATGAGCGCCATGTCAACGCGTGCTACGCGCTGACCTTGCGCCGCTTACGCGCCGGGGCGGGTGCCGGTGCCACTGCCGGCGGGTCCAGCATTTCGGCGAGGAACTGCCCGGTGTAGCTGCCCGGCGTCGCCGCCACGTCTTCCGGGGTGCCCTGCGCAACGACGGTGCCGCCGCCCGCACCGCCCTCGGGACCCATGTCGACGATCCAGTCCGAGGTCTTGATGACGTCCAGGTTGTGCTCGATGACGATGACCGTATTGCCCTTGTCCACCAGGCCGTTGATCACCCTGAGCAGTTTCCGGATGTCCTCGAAATGCAGACCGGTGGTGGGCTCGTCGAGAATGTAGACCGTGCGCCCGGTGGAGCGCTTCTGCAGTTCGGCGGCCAGCTTCACGCGTTGCGCCTCACCGCCGGACAGCGTCGGCGCGGGCTGCCCCAGCCGGACGTAGCCCAGCCCGACGTCCACCAGCGTCTTGAGATACCGGTGGATCGAGGAGATCGGCTCGAAGAACTCGGTGGCCTCCTCGATGGGCATGTCGAGCACCTCGGAGATGGTCTTGCCCTTGTAGTGCACCTCCAGGGTCTCCCGGTTGTACCGGGCGCCGTGGCACACCTCGCACGGCACGTAGACATCTGGCAGGAAGTTCATCTCGATCTTCAACGTGCCGTCACCCGAACACGCTTCGCAGCGGCCACCTTTGACGTTGAACGAGAACCGGCCCGGCTGGTACCCGCGCACCTTGGCCTCGGTGGTGGCGGCGAACAGCGTGCGGATCTTGTCGAACACGCCGGTGTAGGTGGCCGGGTTGGACCGCGGCGTGCGGCCGATCGGCGATTGGTCGACCCGGACCAGTTTGTCCAGCTGGTCGATGCCGTTGATCCGGGTGTGCCGGCCCGGCACCTGCCGGGCCCCGTTGAGCTTGTTGGCCAGCACCGTGGCCAGGATGTCGTTGACCAGGGTGGATTTACCGGACCCGGAGACACCCGTCACCGAGGTGAGCACCCCGAGTGGGAAGGCCACGTCGACCTCTTTGAGGTTGTGCTCGCGGGCGCCGACCACGGTGAGTTGGCGCTTGCGGTCCACCGGCCGGCGGATCGCTGGCACCTCGATGCTCTCTTTGCCGGAAAGGTAAGCGCCGGTGAGTGATTCGGTG harbors:
- a CDS encoding winged helix DNA-binding domain-containing protein, whose protein sequence is MTAERTFGVEERRARLARRHFLAPQGGTAETVTAALVGLHATDPATPYLSLWARVPEFTRTELDDALYERRSLVKHLAMRRTLWVVRAADLHTVQAASSDRVAANERRKLIADVEKGGIAADGAAWLDTACAAVLEYLDEHGATSAAELRAALPELAGNYDPAPGKSWGGATPVSPRVLTVLAVRGDIVRGPNTGAWTVSRPRWASRTSWLGAGATADADAASAALVQTWLRAFGPATVADVAWWFGHTLTWTRKALTAVGAVEVDLHGTPGVALPDDLEPEPPAEPWCALLPGLDVTVMGWFDREWYLDGHREQVFDRNGNAGPTAWADGRVVGGWVHGADGRVQLRLTADVTKDTLKGLQHKADELTEWLDGVQVKPRFPSPLTKGS